A region of Coccinella septempunctata chromosome 5, icCocSept1.1, whole genome shotgun sequence DNA encodes the following proteins:
- the LOC123314214 gene encoding uncharacterized protein LOC123314214, protein MEFDELFAELSGVSQKFLENIRKEPRERRERADRVDKFLNELVQLEYKFNKLNKTVKSEPNFLKALNPHQAIIEKSLSESRKLLQERSKLIEDKQHSEKSTMTEKFDLRTASSLLPAITNEEESVLQLIDAIELYTDMLDDQGKKSLINYVLKIKLTANAKLRLRKEYQKVEDLVIDMKKTLITKKSPTALSTQLHNLKQENKTIEDFAKLVEQLSLDLTIAQADNAPRSQVHQSFEKQ, encoded by the exons ATGGAATTTGATGAACTATTTGCCGAGTTAAGTGGGGTGTCtcaaaaattcctcgaaaatatcaGAAAGGAGCCGCGAGAACGTAGGGAACGGGCCGATAGAGTCGATAAATTTCTCAATGAACTAGTGCAGTTAGAATATAAATTCAACAAGTTGAATAAAACTGTCAAGTCGGAACCAAATTTTCTCAAAGCATTGAATCCTCACCAAGCAATCATAGAAAAGTCACTGTCAGAATCTAGAAAATTGCTTCAAGAAAGGTCTAAATTAATTGAAGATAAACAGCATTCAGAAAAATCAACAATGACGGAAAAATTTGACTTGAGGACAGCATCCTCTTTATTGCCAGCTATTACTAATGAAGAAGAGTCCGTATTGCAATTAATTGATGCCATAGAGTTATATACCGATATGCTCGATGATCAAGGTAAAAAGTCTCTGATCAATTATGTGctaaaaatcaaattgactGCAAATGCTAAATTGAGGTTACGGAAAGAGTATCAGAAAGTTGAAGATTTGGTAATAGATATGAAAAAAACCCTCATAACAAAAAAGTCACCAACAGCTTTATCAACTCAACTCCACAATCTGAAACAAGAAAATAAGACAATAGAAGATTTTGCTAAACTAGTTGAACAGTTGTCTCTCGATTTAACGATCGCTCAAGCAGATAATGCACC GCGGTCGCAAGTTCACCAATCAttcgaaaaacaataa